A stretch of the Chitiniphilus purpureus genome encodes the following:
- the ubiE gene encoding bifunctional demethylmenaquinone methyltransferase/2-methoxy-6-polyprenyl-1,4-benzoquinol methylase UbiE, translating into MSDQTTHFGYSTVNESEKAQKVAEVFHSVAQKYDVMNDLMSAGLHRAWKFFTIETSGVRPGDKVLDIAGGTGDLSKAFARKVGRRGEVWLTDINSSMLGVGRDRLLDAGFAVATAQCDAERLPFPANYFDIVSVAFGLRNMTHKDAALAEMHRVLKPGGRLLVLEFSKVWSPLKPAYDLYSFKLLPAMGRLVAGDADSYQYLAESIRMHPDQETLKDMMHGAGFDRVAYHNLAAGIVALHKGYKF; encoded by the coding sequence ATGTCCGACCAGACCACGCACTTTGGCTACAGCACCGTCAACGAATCGGAAAAGGCGCAGAAGGTGGCCGAGGTATTCCACTCGGTTGCGCAGAAGTACGACGTGATGAACGACCTGATGAGCGCCGGTCTGCACCGGGCGTGGAAGTTCTTCACCATCGAGACGAGCGGGGTGCGCCCGGGCGACAAGGTGCTGGACATCGCCGGCGGCACCGGCGACCTTTCCAAGGCGTTTGCCAGGAAGGTCGGCCGGCGCGGCGAGGTCTGGCTCACCGACATCAACAGCTCGATGCTGGGCGTGGGGCGCGATCGGTTGCTCGACGCGGGCTTTGCCGTCGCCACGGCGCAATGCGACGCCGAGCGGCTGCCGTTCCCCGCCAATTACTTCGATATCGTCAGCGTGGCCTTCGGGCTGCGCAACATGACCCACAAGGATGCGGCACTGGCCGAGATGCACCGGGTGCTCAAGCCGGGCGGACGGCTCCTGGTGCTGGAATTCTCCAAGGTCTGGTCGCCGCTCAAGCCGGCCTACGATCTGTATTCGTTCAAGCTGCTGCCGGCCATGGGCCGGCTGGTGGCCGGCGACGCGGATTCGTACCAGTACCTTGCCGAATCGATCCGCATGCATCCGGACCAGGAAACCCTCAAGGACATGATGCACGGCGCGGGCTTTGACCGGGTGGCCTACCACAACCTTGCCGCCGGCATCGTCGCGCTGCACAAGGGATACAAGTTCTGA
- a CDS encoding DUF971 domain-containing protein, which produces MAGLKPDSPFPTELIVHRASARLEVTFEDGACFCLPAEYLRVHSPSAEVRGHGAGPGVLQAGKRRVNLVAAHPVGNYAVKLVFDDGHDSGLYSWDYLYELGRDQEARWQAYLDRLARAGASRDSE; this is translated from the coding sequence ATGGCCGGGTTGAAGCCCGACAGCCCCTTTCCCACCGAACTGATCGTGCACCGCGCCAGCGCGCGGCTCGAAGTGACGTTCGAAGACGGGGCATGCTTCTGTCTGCCCGCCGAGTACCTGCGTGTCCACTCGCCCTCGGCCGAGGTGCGCGGGCACGGTGCCGGTCCGGGCGTGCTGCAGGCTGGCAAGCGCCGCGTCAATCTGGTCGCGGCGCACCCGGTCGGCAACTATGCCGTCAAGCTGGTCTTCGACGACGGGCATGATTCGGGGCTGTATTCCTGGGATTACCTGTACGAACTTGGCCGGGATCAGGAGGCCAGGTGGCAAGCCTACCTCGATCGCCTGGCCCGGGCCGGCGCTTCGCGCGATTCCGAATGA
- the ppc gene encoding phosphoenolpyruvate carboxylase: MSVLEPIAEKDLPLKRDLDLLAKVLADTIREQTGPATAERIDAIRDLAIRYVEGQDPDAGRALSRSLSSLDLDSTVALVRAFSYFSHLSNIAEDLHHNRRRRAHRMRGSASQRGSVAAALEALVARNVKPQDIIALLEETLIAPVLTAHPTEVKRKTILDCHRAVAELLAARDRQAMTSEEVVANQEALERVLLALWQTREIRTFKLTVQDEIENGSTYFRNTFLHELPRLYLDLEDRLGKLTGQPVILPNFVHVGSWIGGDRDGNPFVTAEVLRYAVSRQSGIALDYYYQQLGKLENELSMSTRLVQVDQKLQKLAEQAQEERTRRSEEPYRLAVSHIRARVFATATQIGTFHHALHDVAHAPAYNSAAELEEDLETVFDSLVAHGAGKLVNGRLRRLRRAVSVFGLHLAPVDMRQHAGIHERVIAELFDKAGLEDYLALDEASRRVVLLRELASPRPLICPYVEYTPDVQKEINILRAAEQVQARYGEAVLPNYIISNCESVSDLLEVAVLLNEVGLVQLAPNVRCKINIIPLFETIGDLRGCGQIMTDLFSLPQWRQLLSCRDQVQEVMLGYSDSNKDGGYLTSNWELYKAELNLVEVFKQAGFKMRLFHGRGGTVGRGGGPAYDAVLAQPVGSVNGQIRITEQGEVIAAKYADREVGRRNLEILISATLEASFPAPDPEDFDPSERRRLMEGLSLRAYQAYRDLVYATPDFITYFREATPINEIPNLNIGSRPAARKNTNSIADLRAIPWVFSWSQCRLMLPGWYGFGTAISEFLKDKGDEGLAALREHYRSWPFFQVTISNMEMVLAKSDIAIAARYSELVNDPDIAHRIFQRLKAEWQRTVDAVLAITGHDRLLGDNPMLARSLDNRLPYLDPLNHLQVELLKRLRGGEESEELRHAVHLTINGIAAGLRNSG; this comes from the coding sequence ATGTCCGTACTAGAACCGATTGCTGAAAAAGACCTGCCGCTCAAACGCGACCTCGATCTGTTGGCCAAGGTGCTGGCCGATACCATCCGGGAGCAGACCGGCCCAGCCACCGCCGAGCGTATCGATGCCATCCGCGACCTGGCGATCCGCTACGTGGAGGGGCAGGACCCGGATGCCGGCCGCGCGCTGTCCCGCTCGCTGTCCTCGCTCGACCTGGACAGCACTGTCGCGCTGGTCCGCGCGTTCAGCTATTTCTCGCATCTGTCGAATATCGCCGAAGACCTGCACCACAACCGTCGCCGCCGCGCACATCGGATGCGGGGCTCGGCATCGCAGCGCGGCAGCGTGGCCGCCGCGCTCGAGGCGTTGGTGGCGAGGAACGTCAAGCCGCAGGACATCATCGCCCTGCTGGAAGAGACCCTGATCGCCCCCGTGCTGACCGCCCACCCGACCGAGGTGAAGCGCAAGACCATCCTCGACTGCCACCGTGCCGTGGCCGAACTGCTGGCCGCGCGTGATCGGCAGGCCATGACCTCGGAAGAGGTGGTCGCCAACCAGGAGGCGCTGGAGCGGGTGCTGCTCGCGCTGTGGCAGACCCGGGAGATCCGGACCTTCAAGCTGACGGTGCAAGACGAGATCGAAAACGGCTCGACCTATTTCCGCAATACCTTCCTGCACGAACTGCCGCGTCTGTATCTGGACCTGGAGGACCGGCTCGGCAAGCTGACCGGCCAACCGGTGATACTGCCCAATTTCGTGCACGTGGGCAGCTGGATCGGCGGCGACCGCGACGGCAACCCCTTCGTCACCGCCGAAGTGCTGCGTTATGCGGTATCGCGGCAATCCGGCATCGCACTCGATTACTACTACCAGCAGCTGGGCAAGCTCGAGAACGAGCTGTCGATGTCCACGCGGCTGGTGCAGGTGGACCAGAAACTGCAGAAGCTGGCCGAACAGGCACAGGAGGAGCGTACCCGGCGTTCCGAGGAGCCGTACCGGCTTGCTGTCTCCCATATCCGCGCACGGGTGTTCGCCACCGCAACGCAGATCGGCACCTTCCACCATGCGCTGCACGATGTGGCGCACGCGCCGGCCTACAACAGTGCGGCGGAGCTGGAAGAAGACCTGGAGACCGTGTTCGACTCGCTGGTCGCACATGGCGCCGGCAAGCTGGTGAACGGCCGGCTGCGCCGGTTGCGGCGTGCCGTGTCGGTGTTCGGGCTGCATCTGGCGCCGGTGGACATGCGCCAGCATGCCGGCATCCACGAACGCGTGATCGCCGAACTCTTCGACAAGGCCGGGCTGGAGGACTATCTCGCGCTCGACGAGGCGTCGCGCCGCGTGGTGCTGCTGCGCGAGCTGGCCAGCCCGCGTCCGCTGATCTGCCCGTATGTCGAATACACGCCGGACGTGCAGAAGGAGATCAATATCCTGCGCGCGGCCGAGCAGGTGCAGGCCCGCTATGGCGAGGCCGTGCTGCCCAACTACATCATTTCCAACTGCGAATCGGTTTCGGACCTGCTGGAAGTGGCGGTGTTGCTCAACGAGGTGGGCCTCGTGCAGCTGGCGCCCAACGTGCGCTGCAAGATCAACATCATCCCGCTGTTCGAGACCATCGGCGATCTGCGCGGCTGCGGCCAGATTATGACCGATCTGTTCTCGCTGCCGCAGTGGCGCCAGCTGCTGTCGTGCCGCGATCAGGTGCAGGAGGTGATGCTGGGGTATTCGGACTCGAACAAGGACGGCGGCTACCTCACCTCCAACTGGGAGCTGTACAAGGCCGAACTCAACCTGGTCGAGGTGTTCAAGCAGGCCGGTTTCAAGATGCGTCTGTTCCACGGCCGTGGCGGCACCGTCGGCCGTGGCGGCGGCCCGGCCTACGACGCGGTGCTGGCGCAGCCGGTCGGCTCGGTCAATGGTCAGATCCGCATCACCGAGCAGGGTGAGGTGATCGCGGCCAAGTATGCCGACCGCGAAGTGGGGCGGCGCAATCTGGAGATCCTGATCTCGGCCACGCTCGAGGCCAGCTTTCCCGCGCCCGATCCCGAGGATTTCGACCCGAGCGAGCGGCGCCGTCTGATGGAAGGGCTGTCGCTGCGCGCCTATCAGGCCTACCGCGACCTGGTGTACGCCACCCCCGACTTCATCACCTATTTCCGCGAAGCCACGCCGATCAACGAGATTCCCAATCTCAACATCGGTTCGCGTCCGGCCGCGCGCAAGAACACCAACTCGATCGCCGACCTGCGCGCCATTCCCTGGGTGTTCAGCTGGTCCCAATGCCGGCTGATGCTGCCGGGCTGGTACGGGTTCGGCACCGCCATCAGCGAATTCCTGAAGGACAAGGGCGACGAAGGGCTGGCGGCATTGCGCGAGCACTACCGCAGCTGGCCGTTCTTCCAGGTGACGATCTCCAACATGGAGATGGTGCTTGCCAAATCGGATATCGCCATCGCCGCGCGCTATTCGGAGCTGGTGAACGATCCGGATATCGCCCATCGCATCTTCCAACGGCTCAAGGCCGAATGGCAGCGCACGGTGGATGCGGTGCTGGCCATCACCGGGCATGATCGCCTGCTGGGCGACAACCCGATGCTGGCGCGCAGTCTGGACAACCGGTTGCCATATCTGGATCCGCTCAATCACCTGCAGGTGGAGCTGCTCAAGCGGCTGCGCGGCGGGGAGGAGAGCGAGGAGCTGCGCCACGCGGTGCACCTGACCATCAACGGCATCGCCGCGGGCCTGCGCAACAGCGGCTAG
- the phoR gene encoding phosphate regulon sensor histidine kinase PhoR: MIWLRSIIYYLTLALLALSVGAIWGAAAGWALACVLLALSVLFHLHNLGRLHRWTQQPRVDNVPASFLLWQDVFDRLYAQVRLQKKSQDKLTNTLERFTSAGEALPDGVIVLDEHDRIEWCNRTAMQHLSIDRTTDVWQVLTHIVRHPSLREYLRTQDFAHPLILRTTRPAERVLSVQLVPFDSTRKLLLSRDITRLDRVQTVHRDFIANVSHELRTPLTVVSGFAETLMDMPEMDAATRTQQLGLMVEQTQRMQRLVDDLLTLSRLENGQQLKEEEVDVPQLMRLLQAEAEGLSQGRHRVAVAQLATTRLIGNHDELHSALSNLVSNAIRYTPAGGGITLSWLVEDGQPVFAVSDTGIGISPEHIPRLTERFYRVDRSRSRTTGGTGLGLAIVKHILQRHQAELAIDSKPGTGSRFAVRFPAHRLLPD; the protein is encoded by the coding sequence ATGATCTGGCTGCGCTCCATCATCTACTACCTGACGCTGGCCCTGCTGGCGCTGTCGGTCGGCGCCATCTGGGGCGCGGCGGCCGGCTGGGCGCTGGCCTGCGTGCTGCTTGCGCTGTCGGTGCTGTTCCACCTGCACAATCTGGGCAGGCTGCACCGGTGGACGCAGCAGCCGCGCGTGGACAACGTGCCGGCGAGCTTCCTGCTGTGGCAGGACGTGTTCGACCGGCTCTACGCCCAGGTGCGGCTGCAGAAGAAAAGCCAGGACAAGCTGACCAACACGCTGGAGCGCTTCACCAGCGCCGGCGAGGCCCTGCCCGACGGTGTCATCGTGCTGGACGAGCATGATCGCATCGAATGGTGCAACCGCACCGCCATGCAGCACCTGAGCATCGATCGCACGACGGATGTATGGCAGGTGCTGACGCATATCGTGCGCCACCCCAGCCTGCGCGAATACCTACGCACGCAGGATTTCGCGCACCCGCTGATCCTGCGCACCACGCGGCCGGCCGAACGGGTGTTGTCGGTGCAGCTGGTACCGTTCGACTCCACCCGCAAGCTGCTGCTGTCGCGCGACATCACCCGGCTGGACCGGGTACAGACCGTGCACCGCGATTTCATCGCCAATGTGTCGCACGAGCTGCGCACCCCGCTCACCGTGGTCAGCGGCTTCGCCGAGACCCTGATGGACATGCCGGAGATGGACGCGGCCACCCGCACGCAGCAGTTGGGTCTGATGGTGGAGCAGACGCAGCGCATGCAGCGGCTGGTGGACGATCTGTTGACGCTGTCACGGCTGGAGAACGGCCAGCAGCTCAAGGAAGAGGAGGTGGATGTACCGCAGCTGATGCGGCTGCTGCAGGCCGAAGCCGAAGGGCTGTCGCAGGGCCGGCACCGTGTCGCGGTGGCACAGCTCGCCACCACGCGGCTGATCGGCAACCACGACGAGTTGCACTCCGCATTGAGCAACCTGGTGTCGAACGCCATCCGCTACACCCCGGCCGGCGGCGGCATCACACTGTCCTGGCTGGTGGAGGACGGCCAGCCGGTATTCGCGGTCAGCGACACCGGCATCGGCATCTCGCCCGAGCATATCCCGCGCCTCACCGAACGCTTCTACCGGGTCGATCGCAGCCGGTCGCGCACCACGGGCGGCACCGGGCTCGGGCTCGCCATCGTCAAGCACATCCTGCAACGCCACCAGGCCGAGCTTGCCATCGACTCCAAGCCTGGCACCGGCAGCCGGTTCGCCGTCCGCTTTCCCGCACACCGCCTGTTGCCCGATTGA
- the ubiB gene encoding ubiquinone biosynthesis regulatory protein kinase UbiB translates to MHLVRLFKIAWVIVHFGLDEFLLGHERVHGLRWLCKQLFFWRRLSQPRAVRLRLALERLGPIFVKFGQVLSTRRDLLPGDIANELALLQDQVPPFAGTLAVQVIEASLGQPLAALYAEFDLQPVASASIAQVHCARLFDGRAVAVKVLRPGIAPVIESDLALLRTMAALVEKLFVDGKRLRPREVVAEFDKYLHDELDLMVEAGNAAQLRRNFLGSDQLIVPEVFYDWTSRQVLTLEWMDGIPIGRIDALVEAGIDLKKLSRFGVEIFFTQVFRHGFFHADMHPGNIFVAPDNRYIALDFGIVGTLSERDKQYLAINFLAFFNRDYRRVATAHIESGWVPRQTRIEELEAAVRTACEPIFDRPISQISFGQVLLRLFETSRRFNVEIQPQLVLLQKTLLNIEGLGRQLDPELDLWDTAKPFLERWMNEQIGWRGFVANLRREAPQWAALLPSLPRRLNALGDAEQVMVAGYYGLMREQRRRNWLLGAIAALLAALVLSIWAG, encoded by the coding sequence ATGCACTTGGTCCGCCTGTTCAAGATCGCCTGGGTGATCGTTCACTTCGGGCTGGATGAATTCCTGCTGGGGCACGAGCGGGTGCATGGCCTGCGCTGGCTGTGCAAACAGCTGTTCTTCTGGCGCCGCCTGTCCCAGCCGCGCGCGGTGCGGCTGCGCCTGGCACTGGAGCGCCTGGGTCCCATCTTCGTCAAGTTCGGCCAGGTGCTGTCGACCCGGCGCGATCTGCTGCCCGGCGATATCGCCAACGAACTGGCGCTGCTGCAGGACCAGGTGCCGCCGTTTGCCGGTACGCTCGCCGTCCAGGTGATCGAGGCAAGCCTGGGCCAGCCGCTCGCGGCGCTGTATGCCGAGTTCGACCTGCAGCCGGTGGCCTCCGCGTCGATCGCCCAGGTGCACTGTGCCCGGCTGTTCGACGGGCGGGCGGTGGCGGTGAAGGTGCTGCGGCCCGGCATCGCCCCGGTGATCGAAAGCGATCTGGCGCTGCTGCGCACCATGGCGGCACTCGTCGAGAAGCTGTTCGTCGACGGCAAGCGCCTGCGCCCGCGCGAGGTGGTCGCCGAGTTCGACAAATACCTGCACGACGAGCTGGACCTGATGGTCGAGGCGGGCAACGCCGCACAGCTGCGACGCAATTTCCTCGGTTCGGACCAGTTGATCGTGCCCGAGGTGTTCTACGACTGGACCAGCCGGCAGGTGCTGACGCTGGAATGGATGGACGGTATTCCGATCGGGCGTATCGATGCCCTGGTCGAGGCAGGCATCGACCTGAAGAAGCTCTCGCGCTTCGGGGTGGAGATCTTCTTCACCCAGGTGTTCCGGCACGGGTTCTTTCACGCCGACATGCACCCGGGCAATATTTTCGTCGCCCCGGACAACCGCTATATCGCGCTGGACTTCGGCATCGTCGGCACGCTGTCCGAGCGCGACAAGCAATATCTCGCGATCAATTTCCTCGCCTTCTTCAACCGTGACTACCGGCGTGTGGCCACGGCGCATATCGAATCGGGCTGGGTGCCCCGGCAGACCCGCATCGAGGAGCTGGAGGCGGCGGTGCGCACCGCCTGCGAGCCGATCTTCGACCGGCCGATCTCGCAGATCTCGTTCGGACAGGTGCTGCTGCGCCTGTTCGAGACCAGCCGGCGTTTCAACGTCGAGATCCAACCGCAACTGGTGCTGCTGCAGAAGACGCTGCTCAACATCGAGGGGCTGGGTCGCCAACTGGACCCGGAGCTCGATCTGTGGGATACGGCCAAGCCGTTCCTGGAACGGTGGATGAACGAGCAGATCGGCTGGCGCGGTTTCGTGGCCAACCTGCGACGCGAAGCGCCGCAGTGGGCGGCCTTGCTGCCAAGCCTGCCACGCCGTCTGAACGCACTGGGCGACGCCGAGCAGGTGATGGTGGCGGGCTACTACGGCCTGATGCGCGAACAGCGGCGGCGCAACTGGCTGCTCGGTGCGATCGCAGCCCTGCTGGCGGCGCTGGTCCTCAGCATCTGGGCCGGTTAG
- a CDS encoding ubiquinone biosynthesis accessory factor UbiJ, with protein MLARLINRLLANDAATAAELARHAGRVLRLSFPALSDTLVITAQGHFAETRSPAEATLEVPLAFFIAFVFDRHSAQRQLHLEGDAELAASVGRALGGLRWDLAEELSQLVGDVAANRLVWLAGRIGGIPGAIGARMAQHLVEYWRDEAALLANAAGVNRYCTEVDRLRDDVARLEKRIDLLTKKPS; from the coding sequence ATGCTGGCGCGCCTGATCAACCGGCTGCTGGCCAACGATGCCGCGACCGCCGCCGAGCTGGCGCGGCATGCGGGACGGGTGTTGCGGCTGTCGTTCCCGGCGCTGTCCGACACCCTGGTCATCACGGCGCAAGGGCACTTCGCTGAAACCCGCAGCCCGGCGGAGGCCACGCTGGAGGTGCCGCTCGCCTTCTTCATCGCCTTCGTGTTCGACCGCCATTCGGCACAGCGGCAGCTGCACCTGGAGGGCGATGCCGAGCTGGCCGCCTCGGTCGGGCGTGCGCTCGGTGGTCTGCGCTGGGATCTGGCCGAGGAGTTGTCGCAACTGGTTGGCGATGTGGCGGCCAATCGGCTGGTCTGGCTTGCCGGCAGGATCGGCGGCATCCCGGGAGCCATCGGGGCACGGATGGCGCAACACCTGGTGGAGTACTGGCGTGACGAGGCGGCGCTGCTGGCCAACGCCGCCGGGGTCAACCGCTACTGCACCGAGGTCGACCGGTTGCGCGACGATGTGGCGCGGCTGGAAAAACGCATCGATCTCCTGACCAAGAAGCCGTCCTGA
- the phoB gene encoding phosphate regulon transcriptional regulator PhoB, which translates to MPANILLVEDEPAIQELIAFNLTQAGHHVMRADSVETAQHLVRNALPDLILLDWMLPGTSGIDFARRLRGEERTRQIPLIMLTARSDEQDKIAGLETGADDYITKPFSPRELQARIKAVLRRRAPQATDDLVQVLGLQLDPATHRVTGNGQPIDLGPTEFRLLHFFMTHPERVHSRAQLLDQVWGDHVFVEERTVDVHIRRLRSALTESGYDKLIQTVRGTGYRLSAR; encoded by the coding sequence ATGCCAGCCAACATCCTGCTCGTAGAGGACGAACCGGCCATCCAGGAACTGATCGCCTTCAACCTGACCCAGGCCGGCCATCACGTGATGCGAGCCGACTCGGTGGAGACCGCACAGCATCTGGTGCGCAACGCCCTGCCCGATCTGATCCTGCTGGACTGGATGCTGCCGGGCACCTCCGGCATCGACTTCGCCCGCCGGCTGCGCGGCGAGGAGCGGACCCGGCAGATCCCGCTGATCATGCTCACCGCACGCTCGGATGAGCAGGACAAGATCGCCGGCCTTGAGACCGGTGCCGACGACTACATCACCAAGCCGTTCTCGCCGCGGGAACTGCAGGCACGCATCAAAGCGGTGCTGCGCCGGCGCGCGCCGCAGGCGACCGACGATCTGGTACAGGTGCTGGGCCTGCAGCTGGACCCGGCCACCCATCGGGTGACGGGCAACGGCCAACCCATCGACCTGGGTCCGACCGAATTCAGGCTGCTTCATTTCTTCATGACCCATCCGGAACGGGTGCATTCGCGGGCGCAGCTGCTCGATCAGGTGTGGGGCGATCATGTGTTCGTCGAGGAGCGCACCGTCGACGTGCATATCCGCCGGCTGCGCTCGGCGTTGACCGAGTCGGGCTACGACAAGCTGATCCAGACCGTGCGCGGCACCGGATACCGGCTCTCGGCGCGCTAG